One stretch of Ignavibacteriota bacterium DNA includes these proteins:
- a CDS encoding RHS repeat protein, with the protein MCSATDALGNTTVTRFDALGRATETISPIGSVTATQYDNLGRQSKTIDALGNETRYLYDELGRLWKVVDALGGVTEYGFDERGNRTSVRDAMGNITRFEYDLNNRLTKEINPLGTETTFTYDATGSRATRTDGNGFTTIYRYDTNRRLSEIEYPDGKKTQYTFDERGNKTFEGHLDPNVNFAAASRTFVYDDLNRLRSMTDSSLGKSIQYEFDENGNRSAVIDAEGGVTRWEYDRNNRPVRVTDADSQITRFEYDAAGRRKKVVYPNGVWTEYLYDPSAQLTHMVTRDRTNLTLQGWHYVYDLRGNRTSKTDHAGNVESYLYDPLGRLTQTTYPDGRVVSWSFDAVGNRLTQTENGSLTTYSYNAANQIQTMTSSTGAQTTFGFDGNGNMLWKSEPSGTTYYTWDFENRLRQVAAPSGVTNFGYDANGIRVFKESGGVRTDYLVDTVSVLAEYEAGARKSVYTLGSRIDEIVSQTNDQGKFWYLADALGSVTGLTDSGGRVIKTYRYGAWGDDAGTTGPDLRNPYRWTGREWDHDGLQYNRARYYFNFYFISNDPFGNQAFYAPNPISYRDPLGLTIMLLESDPTMRGWVLLASYETTWSRTYFKIAKETYRRVYFRDITKYATGHVYFQAEWCADIGVLPYMQKEVGPDDLVVGVNLKNISANLAYSTDASNVLVHELAHVAQIVTGTAVNANEVTLEVDATWVEYFHVQEKSMESKGAIKKWCLTTADFPMCVYYL; encoded by the coding sequence GTGTGCTCCGCCACTGACGCCCTCGGCAACACGACCGTCACCCGCTTCGACGCGCTGGGCCGAGCCACCGAGACCATCTCCCCCATTGGTTCCGTGACTGCCACGCAGTATGACAACCTCGGGCGTCAGTCCAAGACCATCGACGCTCTCGGGAACGAGACGCGCTACCTTTACGATGAACTCGGCAGGCTGTGGAAGGTAGTTGACGCCCTTGGCGGCGTCACCGAGTACGGCTTCGACGAGCGCGGCAACCGCACGAGCGTCAGGGACGCTATGGGGAACATCACGCGCTTTGAGTATGACCTGAACAACAGGCTCACGAAGGAAATCAACCCGCTCGGAACCGAGACAACGTTCACTTATGACGCGACCGGCTCCCGCGCAACCCGCACGGACGGGAACGGCTTCACGACGATCTATCGGTATGACACCAACCGTCGTCTCTCGGAGATCGAGTACCCCGACGGCAAGAAGACGCAGTATACGTTCGACGAGAGAGGCAACAAGACCTTCGAGGGGCACCTTGATCCCAATGTCAACTTTGCCGCGGCCTCGCGCACCTTCGTCTACGATGATTTGAACCGCCTTCGCTCGATGACGGACTCCTCTCTCGGCAAGTCCATCCAGTACGAGTTCGACGAGAACGGAAACCGTTCGGCTGTGATTGATGCCGAAGGCGGCGTGACGCGCTGGGAATATGACCGCAACAACCGCCCTGTGAGAGTCACCGACGCAGACAGCCAAATCACGCGCTTCGAGTACGACGCTGCGGGTCGGCGGAAGAAGGTGGTCTACCCGAACGGCGTGTGGACAGAGTACCTGTACGATCCCTCCGCCCAGCTCACACACATGGTCACGCGAGACCGCACGAACCTCACGCTTCAGGGCTGGCATTACGTCTATGATCTCCGCGGGAACAGGACCAGCAAGACCGACCATGCGGGCAACGTCGAGTCGTACCTTTACGATCCTCTCGGGAGACTCACCCAGACGACGTATCCTGACGGGCGGGTGGTGTCTTGGTCTTTCGATGCGGTGGGGAATCGGCTGACTCAAACGGAAAACGGATCACTGACCACGTATTCGTACAACGCGGCCAACCAAATCCAGACCATGACCTCATCGACTGGTGCGCAGACGACCTTCGGTTTCGACGGCAACGGCAACATGCTCTGGAAGTCCGAACCGTCGGGCACGACGTACTACACGTGGGATTTCGAGAATCGCCTGCGCCAAGTCGCTGCCCCGAGCGGCGTGACGAACTTCGGGTATGACGCGAACGGTATACGTGTCTTCAAGGAGAGTGGCGGCGTCCGCACCGACTACCTCGTGGACACCGTGAGCGTCCTCGCCGAGTACGAGGCAGGCGCGAGGAAGTCGGTTTACACCCTCGGCTCCAGAATCGACGAGATCGTTTCGCAGACTAACGACCAAGGAAAGTTCTGGTACCTTGCTGATGCTCTCGGCAGCGTGACCGGCCTGACGGATTCCGGTGGCCGAGTGATCAAAACGTACCGCTACGGCGCATGGGGCGACGACGCTGGCACGACCGGCCCCGACCTCCGCAACCCGTACCGCTGGACAGGCCGCGAATGGGATCACGACGGCCTCCAGTACAACAGGGCGAGGTACTACTTCAATTTTTACTTCATCTCGAATGACCCTTTTGGAAACCAAGCTTTCTACGCGCCAAATCCAATATCTTATCGTGACCCCTTAGGTTTGACGATCATGCTGTTGGAATCAGACCCAACCATGCGTGGCTGGGTTCTGCTGGCTTCCTACGAGACGACTTGGTCAAGAACCTATTTCAAGATCGCGAAGGAAACGTACCGGCGAGTGTACTTCAGAGATATCACCAAATATGCAACCGGTCATGTGTACTTCCAGGCCGAATGGTGTGCCGATATTGGGGTCTTGCCTTACATGCAGAAAGAGGTTGGTCCCGACGATCTCGTCGTAGGAGTCAATCTCAAAAACATTTCCGCCAACTTGGCGTACTCAACGGATGCTTCGAACGTCCTTGTTCACGAACTGGCGCACGTTGCACAAATAGTCACCGGGACGGCTGTGAATGCTAACGAGGTTACGTTGGAGGTGGACGCAACCTGGGTTGAGTACTTTCA